The following proteins are encoded in a genomic region of Pseudorca crassidens isolate mPseCra1 chromosome 1, mPseCra1.hap1, whole genome shotgun sequence:
- the FBXL22 gene encoding F-box and leucine-rich protein 22: MHITQLNRECLLHLFSFLDKDSRKNLARTCPQLQDVFEDPALWPLLHFRSLTELKKDNFLLSPALRSLSICWHSSRVQVCSIEDWLKSALQRSICSRHESLVSDFLLQVCDRCPNLASVTLSGCGHVTDDCLARLLRSCPRLRALRLENCARVTNRTLTAVAAHGRALQTLHVDFCRNVSAAGLRRLRAACPRLILRAEHSAAMIPDQLPRGLRSPGATLRKQLLR; this comes from the exons ATGCACATCACCCAGCTCAACCGCGAGTGCCTGCTACACCTCTTCTCCTTTCTGGACAAGGACAGCAGGAAGAACCTTGCCAGGACCTGCCCCCAGCTCCAGGACGTGTTTGAGGACCCCGCGCTGTGGCCCCTGCTGCACTTCCGTTCCCTCACAGAACTCAAGAAGGACAACTTTCTCCTGAGCCCGGCGCTCAGGAGCCTCTCCATCTGCTGGCACTCCAGCCGCGTGCAGGTGTGCAGCATCGAGGACTGGCTCAAGAGCGCCCTCCAGAGGAGCATCTGCAGCCGGCACGAGAGCCTAGTCAGTGATTTCCTCCTCCAGGTGTGCGACAG GTGCCCCAACCTGGCATCCGTCACGCTGTCGGGCTGCGGCCACGTCACCGACGACTGCCTGGCGCGTCTGCTGCGCTCCTGCCCGCGCCTGCGCGCGCTGCGCCTGGAGAACTGCGCGCGCGTCACCAACCGCACGCTGACGGCCGTGGCGGCGCACGGGCGGGCGCTGCAGACGCTGCACGTGGACTTCTGCCGCAACGTGAGCGCGGCCGGCCTGCGCCGCCTGCGCGCCGCGTGCCCGCGCCTGATTCTGCGCGCCGAACACAGCGCGGCCATGATCCCCGACCAGCTCCCGCGCGGCCTGCGTTCGCCCGGCGCTACCCTCCGCAAGCAGCTTCTGCGCTAG